A DNA window from Neochlamydia sp. AcF84 contains the following coding sequences:
- a CDS encoding YbaB/EbfC family nucleoid-associated protein, which translates to MGTGFSKQKKQAKMLQDQFSKLQTQLQATEVVGSAGNGLVSITLSGEHELKQIKIKPECVDPEDVEGLEDLIKAAYKDAFTKLKEQNPKIPSLPGMPNLGGFGF; encoded by the coding sequence ATGGGCACAGGTTTTTCAAAGCAAAAAAAGCAAGCTAAAATGCTACAGGATCAATTCTCCAAATTGCAGACTCAATTACAAGCCACTGAAGTGGTAGGAAGTGCTGGTAACGGTCTTGTATCGATTACTTTATCGGGCGAGCACGAACTAAAGCAGATTAAAATTAAGCCTGAATGTGTAGATCCTGAAGATGTGGAAGGACTTGAAGATCTTATTAAAGCCGCTTATAAAGATGCTTTTACAAAGCTTAAAGAGCAAAACCCCAAAATACCTAGCCTACCTGGTATGCCTAATTTAGGTGGATTTGGCTTCTAA
- the dnaX gene encoding DNA polymerase III subunit gamma/tau encodes MTSYQVLARKYRPQTFAEVLNQDAIVTTLKNAIKNNRLAQAYLFCGSRGTGKTTLARILAKALNCHHLTEQFEPCNRCKSCQEITSGHSLDVLEIDGASNRGIDDIRQINETVGYAASAGGYKIYIIDEVHMLTKEAFNALLKTLEEPPPKVKFLFATTEAHKVLPTILSRCQRFNLKRISPLLIQAKLRKIAEEQNIQVEDEALRLIANHAEGGLRDAESLFDQVLSFHDGLITASTVACMLGIVESDYFFKLDKASQESNLAVAFDISEEIFSQGKDIVYFVEKLTEHFRNILVVKLSGTQAPFLHLSEEEREKYAVSAKVYSQEACLMILDFLVEAHHQIRFAPSPKTTLEALLLRIIRAQSRIPVDILVRRLVDLEQKISKEGSSLENPSKVTAVRPVATPAISSAPPSSPIKPEAPSPAPKLEPLVDRAAKEIPSLSKTSDKLAPTSVDPTPCATPAISSAPLGSPIKPEAPSPAPKLEPLVDRAAKEIPSFSKTSDKLASTSVDPTPSPADLGIVEIVEKKGLLANSKVTKEKLDPSKISRYDTIMQFAAVELEGTIQKKLS; translated from the coding sequence ATGACCTCCTATCAAGTCCTGGCTAGAAAATATCGACCTCAAACTTTTGCGGAAGTTCTAAACCAAGATGCTATTGTAACAACGCTTAAAAATGCCATTAAGAATAATCGCCTGGCACAAGCTTACCTGTTTTGTGGCTCTAGAGGAACAGGCAAGACTACCCTAGCTCGTATCCTTGCCAAAGCATTAAATTGTCATCATCTTACTGAGCAGTTTGAGCCCTGCAATCGATGTAAATCTTGCCAAGAAATCACTTCTGGCCATTCCCTAGACGTTCTAGAGATTGATGGAGCTTCTAACCGGGGGATTGACGACATTCGTCAAATTAATGAAACTGTGGGGTATGCTGCCTCAGCGGGTGGATATAAAATCTACATTATCGACGAAGTCCATATGCTCACTAAAGAAGCTTTTAATGCTTTGTTGAAAACTCTTGAAGAGCCGCCTCCTAAAGTTAAATTTTTATTTGCTACTACCGAGGCGCATAAAGTTCTGCCTACTATTTTAAGTCGCTGCCAACGTTTTAATCTTAAACGCATCTCTCCTCTACTCATCCAAGCAAAGCTGCGTAAGATTGCAGAAGAGCAAAATATTCAGGTCGAAGATGAGGCCCTTCGTCTAATAGCTAATCATGCAGAGGGAGGGCTGCGAGATGCCGAATCACTTTTTGACCAAGTCTTATCTTTTCATGATGGTTTGATTACTGCTTCCACGGTAGCTTGCATGTTAGGTATTGTAGAAAGCGATTATTTTTTCAAATTAGATAAAGCTAGCCAAGAAAGTAATTTAGCGGTAGCGTTTGACATTAGCGAAGAGATATTTTCTCAGGGTAAGGATATAGTTTATTTTGTTGAGAAATTAACCGAGCACTTTCGCAATATCTTGGTTGTCAAGCTCTCGGGCACGCAAGCACCTTTCTTGCATCTATCCGAGGAAGAACGCGAGAAATATGCAGTTTCTGCTAAAGTGTACTCTCAAGAAGCTTGCTTAATGATTTTAGACTTTTTAGTAGAAGCTCATCATCAAATCCGATTCGCTCCTTCACCTAAAACAACTCTAGAAGCTTTACTCTTGCGGATCATTCGTGCTCAATCCCGAATTCCTGTAGACATTCTTGTGCGTCGCTTAGTGGATCTAGAGCAAAAGATAAGCAAAGAAGGATCCTCACTAGAAAACCCTTCTAAAGTTACAGCTGTGCGACCTGTTGCTACACCAGCTATCTCTTCTGCGCCACCCAGTTCGCCTATCAAGCCAGAAGCACCTTCTCCTGCTCCTAAGTTAGAACCCTTAGTAGATAGAGCTGCAAAAGAAATTCCTTCATTATCTAAAACTAGCGATAAGCTTGCCCCTACTAGTGTTGATCCCACTCCTTGTGCTACACCAGCTATCTCTTCTGCGCCACTTGGTTCACCTATCAAGCCAGAAGCGCCTTCTCCTGCTCCTAAGTTAGAACCCTTAGTAGATAGAGCTGCAAAAGAAATTCCTTCATTCTCTAAAACTAGCGATAAGCTTGCCTCTACTAGTGTTGATCCTACTCCTTCCCCTGCTGACCTTGGAATCGTAGAAATAGTAGAAAAAAAAGGTTTGCTTGCCAATAGTAAAGTCACAAAGGAGAAGCTGGATCCTAGCAAGATCAGTCGCTATGATACGATTATGCAGTTTGCAGCCGTAGAATTAGAAGGAACCATTCAAAAGAAATTAAGTTAA
- a CDS encoding HPr family phosphocarrier protein yields the protein MKLSSQVQVKNKMGLHTRPATVIVKLLQNSKSDVTFKHKKEEINAKSILSILMLAARRNSKITIEVVGEDAKETLERLVQAFENQFEE from the coding sequence GTGAAGCTATCGAGTCAAGTGCAAGTTAAAAATAAAATGGGCCTTCATACCCGCCCTGCAACAGTTATTGTGAAACTGCTGCAAAACAGTAAAAGTGATGTAACCTTTAAACATAAAAAAGAGGAAATCAACGCTAAAAGCATTCTTAGTATCCTCATGTTAGCTGCAAGAAGAAATTCTAAAATCACGATCGAAGTGGTGGGTGAAGATGCTAAAGAGACTTTAGAAAGGCTTGTTCAAGCATTTGAAAATCAATTTGAGGAGTAA
- the hprK gene encoding HPr(Ser) kinase/phosphatase yields the protein MIYKVEELFQKHGHDLGLVLVAGHKGLKRSIKVPESHRPGLSLCGFMKNHAYKRILVFGRVEMEYLRDLDPELRVNRLKEILTTATPAVIVARRLLPLKELVALCQNKGISLFRSSMSTMSLLSKLTLLLSEEFSPSMTCHGTLVEVFGVGVLIKGDSSVGKSEAALGLIERGHRLISDDVVKVKKREDSYVEGFGAELTRHHMEIRGIGIINVAHLYGAVCVRDNKSIDIVVKLEAWDDQHFYDRVGLVENYCDLLGLNIPYHVLPVKPGRDVVLLLETIALNHRLKAMGYNSAKEFNNKLLDMISSKNQTRKRIREAIESSAS from the coding sequence ATGATTTACAAGGTAGAGGAACTTTTCCAAAAACATGGTCATGATTTAGGTCTGGTGCTTGTAGCAGGTCATAAAGGACTCAAGCGTTCTATCAAAGTACCTGAGTCTCATCGCCCGGGACTTAGCTTATGTGGTTTTATGAAAAATCATGCTTACAAGCGTATTCTTGTATTTGGGCGAGTCGAAATGGAATATTTGAGAGACTTAGATCCTGAACTACGTGTCAATCGCTTAAAAGAGATCCTTACGACTGCTACTCCTGCTGTAATTGTGGCTAGAAGGCTATTGCCCTTAAAAGAACTAGTCGCGTTATGTCAAAATAAAGGTATTTCTCTTTTCAGGTCTAGCATGAGCACGATGAGCTTGCTTAGCAAGCTTACGCTCTTATTAAGTGAAGAGTTTTCTCCTAGTATGACCTGCCATGGTACATTGGTAGAAGTTTTTGGGGTAGGGGTCTTGATTAAAGGCGATTCATCCGTAGGGAAAAGTGAAGCGGCTTTAGGTCTTATTGAAAGAGGCCATCGACTTATATCGGATGATGTAGTCAAAGTTAAAAAAAGGGAAGACTCTTATGTGGAAGGATTTGGAGCAGAATTGACTCGGCATCATATGGAAATTCGAGGAATAGGGATTATTAATGTCGCTCACCTATATGGGGCTGTATGTGTAAGAGATAACAAAAGTATAGATATTGTGGTTAAGCTGGAAGCTTGGGACGATCAACATTTTTATGATCGAGTAGGTTTGGTAGAAAATTACTGTGATCTGCTAGGATTAAATATTCCCTATCATGTGCTGCCTGTGAAACCAGGTCGCGATGTAGTATTATTATTAGAGACCATCGCTCTTAATCATCGCCTAAAAGCAATGGGATATAATTCTGCAAAAGAGTTTAATAATAAGTTGTTAGATATGATTTCTTCTAAAAATCAAACAAGGAAAAGGATCCGTGAAGCTATCGAGTCAAGTGCAAGTTAA
- a CDS encoding ComEC/Rec2 family competence protein — protein sequence MLGVYSGLGISSSTLFINSLLLTILLLAFVFHQEYKAAVFNFLLFLSAAFYSSLAFQPPQLPEQGVTGTALIHISSLSRKATFIGKSWNYQGKLLSFTGHESLNIYPNISVIISLLDHAALNRPLANKTYLLQGRLKQSKNGKFIFKPDKYQPWHPLANSWGLAEWRFNAKQAVNKYISQKISKNPNSPSSSFLSGITTGEFENRLMAFEFSRFGLQHIMAISGFHFAIVAGMLGFILSWIVGPKTSVSLLMLFMTLYFAFLGPSPSIIRAWVSCMLGFGATLLEKPPSGLNSLGIGLLIVLIFDPELALHIGFQFSFAVTAAILVSYFSFDYLLQKIFAKKTFNQLMAMNLANQHGFIILTLFRQALALSIAVTLAALPLTLYYFQKFPLWSIIYNFFFPWMVSVALMFLLAGLMVGILSFSLAQFIHNFNESFTNFVLDYAYGMPKSLDYNINLLVNQEIAILWLGIYFLAGIYGRHYLSQKQKITSHELIF from the coding sequence TTGTTAGGAGTCTATAGTGGCTTAGGGATTTCATCTTCTACCCTCTTTATAAATAGCCTGCTTCTAACCATCCTTTTGCTCGCTTTTGTCTTTCACCAAGAATACAAAGCTGCAGTATTTAACTTCCTTCTTTTTTTAAGTGCTGCTTTCTATTCTTCTCTAGCCTTCCAACCTCCTCAGCTACCTGAACAAGGAGTTACAGGTACTGCGCTTATTCATATCTCTTCTTTATCGCGGAAAGCCACCTTCATAGGTAAAAGCTGGAACTATCAAGGTAAGCTGCTCTCTTTTACCGGGCATGAATCTTTAAATATCTATCCTAACATTTCTGTAATCATTTCTTTGCTAGATCATGCAGCGCTTAATCGTCCTTTAGCTAATAAAACCTACCTTTTACAAGGTAGGCTTAAACAGTCTAAAAATGGTAAATTTATTTTTAAGCCAGATAAATACCAGCCCTGGCACCCTTTAGCAAATAGTTGGGGTCTAGCAGAATGGCGCTTTAATGCCAAACAAGCCGTTAATAAATATATTTCTCAAAAAATATCTAAAAACCCAAATAGCCCTAGCAGCAGCTTTCTTTCAGGCATTACAACGGGCGAATTTGAAAATCGTCTTATGGCTTTTGAATTTTCACGTTTCGGCTTGCAACATATCATGGCTATTTCGGGCTTTCATTTCGCCATCGTAGCGGGCATGCTGGGTTTTATTTTATCTTGGATAGTAGGCCCCAAAACGAGTGTAAGTCTTCTTATGCTTTTTATGACTCTCTACTTTGCTTTTTTAGGGCCTTCCCCCTCTATCATTCGAGCATGGGTCAGCTGCATGCTAGGCTTTGGTGCTACCCTACTAGAAAAGCCTCCTTCTGGCCTCAATTCTTTGGGAATAGGATTGTTAATCGTTCTTATTTTTGACCCAGAATTAGCGCTTCATATAGGCTTCCAATTTAGCTTTGCCGTGACAGCAGCTATTCTAGTCTCTTATTTTTCCTTCGATTATTTACTCCAAAAGATTTTTGCTAAGAAAACCTTTAATCAATTAATGGCCATGAATCTTGCCAACCAGCATGGCTTTATCATTCTTACTTTATTCCGCCAAGCATTAGCACTCTCCATAGCGGTTACTTTAGCAGCTCTTCCTCTAACCCTCTATTATTTTCAAAAGTTTCCCTTGTGGAGTATAATCTATAATTTCTTTTTTCCTTGGATGGTAAGTGTTGCCCTCATGTTTTTATTAGCTGGTTTAATGGTAGGAATTTTAAGCTTTAGTCTAGCTCAGTTCATCCATAATTTTAATGAATCCTTTACTAACTTTGTCTTAGATTACGCCTATGGTATGCCCAAAAGCCTGGATTATAACATAAACCTTTTAGTAAATCAGGAAATAGCTATTTTATGGCTAGGAATATATTTTCTAGCAGGAATTTATGGACGACATTACTTGAGCCAGAAACAAAAGATTACTAGCCACGAACTCATTTTTTAA
- a CDS encoding tetratricopeptide repeat protein, with protein MISESSLLTPIVFPELKAREEAPSQSLENSIKYGKIDLKICAELSLRDLCSLRLVCKEWKQIAQATDLWKWRWSKDFKINFSTIKQPRSSASKKGTFKESSSFNPLSSKIYEKLLLSFDNLTPDELKKNIESNEFLSKASIEKAEKAYTQALKRAIQKKDPIQESLYIERLGDLHVRKATSETLLQAAGLYNYALHNAPLGEQAIIKEKLSKVEILLSKACTGEPVDIPKIKKQSGNNREGLKKFRDEIEEKIQALGPDPSPEEVRKLFGEITQQIKAFFEILVKQSVDALGAEPCEYAMIGFGSLAREEVTPYSDLEFGILIKEDNPTNREYFKRLASLIHLKVINLGETILPALNIPCLQAMDFFDGITPRGFAFDGAGVEGKGCKTPFGNDGNTFELIQTPERMAQYIAKDEHGKWWHKKEPHLPMELLTFTHLLGNLELTEQYSKALQKTLDIPCQGDLSLRQYLAKQHLVLADMEAFDPRLGDLDRHGMLFKVKNDFYRFPHLALDRLALLKRIAASNTFTRIDELNKLGVITEGATDKLKEWMSIALFMRLKTYSHYQKQQEIMNPLVKPFGFEDPALIKKQFALNQEELEKIKKIYSIFIPFYQIMQKFLAGNEEDLKFSDLNDNSFQTCGSIALRLFQYEEAKNFYLSAKLDDPEALSALGYIYRVRGDFSLAIESAHSALEKDRKLYGEDSPHVERDYNNLASVYKEQGDLDQALMYAEKAFQLNKGAKRENDLTLVKVYNNLGQIYQAKGDPDNSAKYSMEALNMGSKFLDKNHPSLAIVCNNLVMVSQEQGNLQQASEYAQKALKIDNNLYGENHLNVAIDYNTLGQVYKVEGKLELAAQYTKKACDIAIKILGKDHYDISIYYINLAMIYRDQEIINGDQGKLNLAAEYINRAYEIELRVKGENNPQLTSLYINLAVIKRDQGNLNEALVYAKKALKLDENHHGKENVATVADYYTLGLIYKDKRNFDKAIKYVMKARKINRDHYKKVLHDEANYYNILGEIYHAQTDLEKALKYTQKALAIDLKLFGGDHSSIADDYYKLGQIYKEKGNLCLAINHTKEALRISIGLYGIHHPRTVTIDANLQELHKIF; from the coding sequence ATGATTTCAGAAAGTTCACTCCTTACGCCTATTGTATTTCCTGAGTTAAAGGCGAGAGAAGAAGCCCCTTCTCAGTCTTTAGAAAATTCGATTAAATATGGAAAAATAGATTTAAAAATATGCGCAGAACTTAGCTTGCGAGATTTATGTAGTTTAAGGCTTGTGTGTAAAGAATGGAAGCAAATTGCTCAAGCAACTGATTTATGGAAATGGCGTTGGTCAAAGGATTTTAAAATTAACTTTTCTACTATTAAACAACCACGTTCTTCTGCTAGTAAGAAGGGGACTTTTAAGGAATCTAGCTCCTTCAACCCTTTGTCTTCTAAAATTTATGAAAAGTTGCTTCTTTCTTTTGATAATTTAACCCCAGATGAATTAAAAAAAAATATAGAAAGCAATGAATTTTTATCAAAAGCAAGCATTGAAAAAGCAGAAAAAGCCTATACGCAAGCTTTAAAACGTGCTATCCAAAAGAAAGATCCCATCCAAGAAAGCCTTTATATAGAAAGATTAGGTGATCTGCATGTAAGAAAAGCCACTTCTGAAACACTCCTGCAAGCCGCTGGGCTTTATAATTATGCTCTACATAATGCCCCTTTAGGCGAGCAAGCAATTATTAAAGAAAAGCTATCAAAAGTAGAAATTTTGCTTAGCAAGGCTTGCACAGGAGAACCTGTAGATATTCCTAAAATCAAAAAGCAATCTGGGAATAATCGAGAAGGATTAAAAAAATTTAGGGATGAAATAGAAGAGAAAATCCAAGCTCTCGGCCCCGATCCTTCCCCTGAAGAAGTTCGAAAGCTATTTGGTGAGATTACTCAACAGATAAAAGCTTTCTTTGAAATCCTTGTAAAACAGAGCGTAGACGCTTTAGGAGCTGAGCCTTGCGAGTATGCCATGATAGGCTTTGGCTCATTAGCTAGAGAAGAGGTGACACCTTATTCCGATTTAGAGTTTGGCATTCTTATAAAAGAAGATAATCCAACAAATCGAGAATATTTCAAACGTTTGGCCTCTTTGATTCACTTGAAAGTCATCAATTTAGGCGAAACTATCCTTCCTGCTTTAAATATTCCTTGCTTGCAAGCTATGGATTTTTTTGATGGCATTACGCCACGTGGCTTTGCCTTTGATGGAGCGGGTGTAGAAGGAAAGGGGTGTAAGACTCCTTTTGGTAACGACGGCAATACATTTGAGCTTATTCAAACTCCTGAACGGATGGCGCAATATATTGCTAAAGATGAGCATGGAAAATGGTGGCATAAAAAAGAGCCTCACCTTCCTATGGAATTGCTAACTTTTACTCATCTACTAGGCAATCTTGAATTAACAGAGCAATATAGTAAGGCACTCCAGAAAACACTTGATATTCCTTGCCAAGGAGATCTCAGCCTTCGACAGTACTTAGCCAAACAACACCTTGTGCTAGCTGATATGGAAGCTTTTGATCCGAGATTGGGCGATTTAGACAGACATGGAATGCTTTTTAAAGTTAAAAATGATTTTTATCGCTTTCCTCATTTAGCTTTGGATAGGTTAGCCCTTCTCAAAAGAATAGCGGCTTCCAACACCTTTACTAGGATTGATGAGCTAAATAAGTTAGGAGTTATAACGGAGGGCGCCACTGATAAGCTAAAAGAGTGGATGAGTATAGCGTTATTTATGCGTCTTAAAACTTACTCCCATTATCAAAAGCAACAAGAGATAATGAACCCGTTGGTTAAACCCTTTGGATTCGAAGATCCAGCTCTCATCAAAAAGCAGTTTGCTTTAAATCAGGAGGAATTAGAAAAGATAAAAAAAATTTACTCTATCTTTATTCCTTTCTATCAAATTATGCAAAAGTTTTTAGCAGGCAATGAAGAGGATCTTAAATTTTCAGATTTAAATGATAACTCATTCCAGACTTGTGGAAGTATAGCCTTAAGGCTGTTTCAATATGAAGAGGCCAAAAATTTCTATCTTTCAGCAAAATTAGACGATCCTGAAGCGTTAAGTGCCCTAGGGTATATTTACCGAGTTCGAGGTGATTTTAGCTTAGCTATAGAATCTGCTCACAGTGCGCTCGAAAAAGATAGAAAACTATATGGTGAAGATAGTCCACATGTAGAAAGAGATTACAATAACTTGGCATCAGTATATAAAGAGCAGGGGGATTTAGATCAAGCGCTTATGTACGCTGAGAAAGCGTTTCAACTTAATAAAGGGGCTAAAAGAGAAAATGATTTAACACTTGTAAAAGTTTACAACAATTTAGGGCAAATCTATCAAGCCAAAGGAGATCCAGATAATTCGGCTAAGTATTCTATGGAAGCGCTCAATATGGGCAGTAAGTTTTTGGATAAAAATCATCCTTCGTTGGCGATAGTGTGCAATAATTTGGTAATGGTGAGCCAAGAACAAGGTAACCTACAGCAGGCGTCTGAGTATGCACAGAAAGCTCTCAAAATTGATAATAATCTTTATGGTGAGAATCATCTAAATGTAGCAATAGATTATAATACTTTAGGGCAAGTTTACAAGGTGGAGGGTAAGTTAGAGCTGGCAGCTCAATATACAAAAAAAGCATGCGACATTGCCATTAAGATTTTAGGTAAAGATCATTATGATATATCAATCTATTACATTAACCTGGCAATGATTTATAGGGACCAAGAAATAATCAATGGGGACCAAGGAAAGTTGAATCTGGCCGCAGAGTATATTAATCGGGCGTATGAAATTGAGCTTAGGGTGAAAGGGGAAAATAATCCGCAACTAACTTCGCTTTATATTAATCTGGCAGTGATTAAAAGAGATCAAGGAAATTTAAATGAAGCGCTTGTGTACGCCAAGAAAGCGCTTAAATTAGATGAAAACCATCATGGGAAAGAAAATGTTGCTACAGTAGCAGATTATTACACACTAGGGCTTATCTATAAAGATAAAAGGAATTTTGACAAAGCAATTAAATATGTTATGAAAGCGCGTAAAATTAACCGAGATCATTATAAAAAGGTCCTTCATGATGAAGCAAATTATTATAATATTTTAGGCGAAATATATCATGCGCAGACAGATTTAGAAAAAGCTCTTAAATATACACAGAAAGCTCTTGCCATTGACCTTAAGCTTTTTGGTGGTGATCATTCCAGTATAGCAGATGATTACTATAAACTGGGACAAATTTACAAAGAAAAAGGTAATTTATGCTTAGCTATCAATCATACTAAAGAAGCGCTCAGAATTAGTATCGGGTTATATGGCATCCATCATCCAAGAACAGTAACAATAGATGCTAATTTACAGGAACTTCATAAAATCTTTTAA
- the ptsP gene encoding phosphoenolpyruvate--protein phosphotransferase: MPHSNLEEIRLTGNVISSGIAIGKPFFLKTLQKSFPDENIPAYKVEAETERFQAAVQSVINDLQSIKNQLELDGMEEGAAILEAQLQLLSDPLLITEVSKQIHSKRKIPEYILHQLIQEYQKKFDTLEDMFFRERFKDVQDISRRIIAYLHKETKSAFDELLPDSILFVKDLSPAETAEASQKCVRAIVSERGSATAHAAILARAKEIPYMTNIAFDEVSSCSDYLVIVDGRNGELIFNPSSETLAQYERLSEELNARRLRLRQTDSHDIETYDGYKMRLLANIETSSEVKKIHEYGGEGVGLYRSENILVGRERLPTEDEQFEIYRELVENMQGLPITIRTFDVGRDKAGIEASPGQTGNAFLGFRAVGSLEREKDIFMTQLRAILRASAFGEVNILFPMVSSLSELIEAKRMTQEAARQVKVNSLVNLGCMIEVPSAAIISDLLARESDFLSIGTNDLIQYTLAVDRCDNTMSHLYQPMHPCVLRLIRHVVIEANRHNVPVSICGEMAANPKYIPLLMGLGIQEVSVAARYIPLIKQAIRCSSIISCCKLAEKALSLASTSEIQALLDETFYAHFARASLEELM, translated from the coding sequence TTGCCACACTCTAATCTAGAAGAAATTCGGTTAACTGGCAATGTAATTTCCAGTGGAATAGCGATTGGAAAGCCTTTTTTTCTAAAAACTTTACAAAAAAGTTTTCCAGATGAAAACATTCCGGCTTATAAAGTCGAGGCTGAAACCGAACGTTTTCAAGCGGCTGTCCAATCAGTCATCAATGATTTACAGTCAATTAAAAATCAGCTTGAACTAGATGGCATGGAGGAGGGGGCTGCCATTTTAGAAGCGCAATTACAACTTTTGTCCGACCCTTTATTAATTACCGAAGTTAGCAAGCAAATCCATTCTAAACGCAAAATTCCTGAATATATTCTTCATCAATTGATTCAAGAGTATCAGAAAAAATTTGATACCTTAGAGGATATGTTTTTTCGAGAGAGATTTAAAGATGTACAGGATATCTCTCGCCGTATTATAGCCTATCTTCATAAGGAAACAAAAAGTGCTTTTGATGAGCTTTTACCAGACTCGATACTTTTCGTAAAGGATCTAAGTCCCGCGGAAACTGCAGAAGCTAGCCAGAAATGTGTAAGGGCTATCGTATCCGAAAGAGGAAGTGCTACCGCTCACGCTGCCATCCTTGCCCGGGCTAAAGAAATTCCTTATATGACCAACATAGCATTTGACGAAGTGTCGAGCTGCTCGGATTACCTAGTGATTGTCGACGGAAGAAATGGGGAGCTAATTTTTAATCCTTCTTCCGAGACATTAGCCCAATATGAAAGGTTAAGTGAGGAGTTAAATGCTAGACGTCTTCGATTAAGGCAGACAGACTCTCATGATATAGAAACTTATGACGGCTATAAAATGAGACTTCTAGCTAATATAGAAACCAGCAGCGAAGTTAAGAAAATCCATGAATATGGTGGTGAGGGGGTAGGATTATACCGCTCTGAAAATATTTTAGTAGGTCGGGAGCGCTTACCCACAGAGGATGAGCAGTTCGAAATTTATCGAGAACTCGTGGAAAATATGCAAGGTCTGCCTATTACTATTCGAACTTTTGATGTGGGGCGGGATAAAGCAGGCATTGAAGCTTCTCCAGGTCAAACAGGAAATGCTTTCCTGGGATTTAGAGCGGTAGGAAGTTTAGAACGAGAGAAAGATATTTTTATGACCCAGCTGCGTGCTATCCTACGTGCCAGTGCATTTGGTGAAGTTAATATTCTTTTTCCTATGGTCTCTTCTTTATCCGAGTTAATTGAAGCTAAACGCATGACCCAAGAGGCTGCTAGGCAAGTAAAAGTTAATTCTTTAGTTAACTTAGGGTGCATGATTGAAGTGCCCTCAGCAGCTATTATTTCTGATCTTCTGGCGCGTGAGTCTGATTTTCTTTCTATAGGAACTAACGATCTTATCCAATATACTTTAGCGGTGGATCGCTGTGATAATACCATGAGCCATTTATATCAACCTATGCATCCATGTGTCTTAAGATTAATACGACATGTGGTCATTGAAGCTAATAGGCATAACGTGCCTGTCAGCATTTGCGGTGAAATGGCTGCTAATCCTAAATATATTCCTTTATTGATGGGATTGGGGATCCAGGAAGTGTCAGTAGCTGCCCGCTATATACCTTTAATCAAGCAGGCGATTCGCTGCTCAAGCATTATCTCATGCTGTAAGTTAGCTGAAAAAGCGCTATCTTTAGCAAGCACTTCTGAAATACAAGCCCTTTTGGATGAAACTTTTTATGCACATTTCGCTCGTGCTTCTTTAGAAGAGCTGATGTGA
- the galE gene encoding UDP-glucose 4-epimerase GalE produces the protein MRKSNKKKVLVTGGAGFIGSTVNKLLHEADYDTVILDNLSQGKRNRVKWGTFIEGDMGDPLLLKKLFANQQFDAVMHFAAFINVGESVHSPEKYYINNVSSTLNLLKCIKEFSVKVFIFSSSAAVYGLPQANFISEDHPTHPINPYGESKLIIEKILDDMDKAYGIKSAKLRYFNAAGGDPEGKIKNDFSASSNLIPIVLQAILDNRPVTIFGKDYPTPDGTCLRDYIHIYDLATAHIRAMEKLLAGGPTEIYNLGNGKGFSVQEVLQVAEKVTKRKIQVLEGPPRPGDPPYLLANAHKAKQELNWQIKYPSLEEMIDHAWASLEQ, from the coding sequence ATGCGTAAGAGTAATAAAAAAAAAGTGTTAGTTACCGGCGGAGCTGGCTTTATTGGCTCAACTGTGAACAAGTTACTTCACGAAGCTGACTACGATACTGTCATTTTGGATAACTTAAGCCAGGGCAAACGCAACCGTGTAAAGTGGGGAACTTTTATTGAAGGCGACATGGGTGATCCCCTTCTCTTAAAAAAACTTTTTGCTAACCAGCAGTTTGATGCTGTGATGCACTTTGCTGCCTTTATTAATGTAGGTGAATCTGTACATAGCCCAGAAAAATATTATATTAACAACGTTTCCTCTACATTAAATTTATTGAAATGTATTAAAGAATTTAGTGTTAAGGTCTTTATATTTTCTTCCTCCGCAGCTGTGTATGGTTTACCTCAGGCTAACTTCATTTCTGAAGATCATCCCACTCATCCTATTAATCCCTACGGTGAAAGCAAGCTTATTATTGAGAAAATTTTAGATGATATGGATAAAGCTTATGGAATTAAATCTGCTAAACTGCGCTACTTTAATGCGGCCGGTGGGGATCCGGAAGGAAAAATCAAAAATGATTTCTCTGCCTCCTCCAATCTTATTCCTATCGTTCTTCAAGCTATTTTAGATAATCGACCTGTCACTATTTTTGGAAAAGACTACCCTACTCCCGATGGAACTTGTTTAAGAGACTACATTCATATCTACGACTTAGCTACTGCACATATCAGGGCCATGGAGAAATTATTAGCTGGAGGCCCCACGGAAATTTATAATTTAGGAAATGGAAAGGGATTTAGTGTACAAGAAGTTCTTCAAGTCGCTGAAAAGGTGACAAAGCGAAAAATTCAAGTCCTTGAAGGCCCCCCACGTCCGGGAGATCCTCCTTACCTTTTAGCCAATGCTCATAAAGCTAAACAAGAGTTAAACTGGCAGATTAAATACCCTAGCCTTGAAGAGATGATTGACCACGCTTGGGCCTCTTTGGAACAGTAA